A region of Pseudomonas marginalis DNA encodes the following proteins:
- a CDS encoding TenA family transcriptional regulator, with amino-acid sequence MEASSYPAWAQQLIQDCSESKRRVVEHELYQRMRDNTLSAKTMRHYLIGGWPVVEQFALYMAQNLTKTKFARHPGEDMARRWLMRNIRVELNHADYWVHWARAHGVSLEELQAQDVPPELHALSHWCWHTSSADSLIVAIAATNYAIEGATGEWSAVVCSTGVYAAAFPEEERKRAMKWLKMHAQYDDAHPWEALEIICTLAGMNPTRELQAELCQAVCKSYDYMYLFLESCMRLEKEKPASAAVRERPLRVASEA; translated from the coding sequence ATGGAAGCCTCAAGCTACCCCGCCTGGGCTCAGCAATTGATCCAGGACTGCAGCGAGAGCAAGCGCCGGGTTGTCGAACACGAACTGTACCAACGCATGCGTGACAACACGCTCAGCGCCAAGACCATGCGTCACTACCTGATCGGTGGCTGGCCCGTGGTGGAACAGTTTGCCTTGTACATGGCACAGAACCTCACCAAGACCAAGTTTGCCCGCCATCCGGGGGAAGACATGGCGCGCCGTTGGTTGATGCGCAATATCCGTGTGGAGCTGAACCACGCGGACTATTGGGTGCATTGGGCGCGTGCCCATGGCGTCAGCCTCGAAGAACTGCAGGCCCAGGACGTGCCGCCGGAGTTGCATGCGCTGAGCCACTGGTGCTGGCACACCAGCTCGGCCGATTCGTTGATCGTGGCCATTGCCGCGACCAACTATGCGATTGAGGGGGCGACGGGGGAATGGTCGGCGGTGGTGTGCTCCACCGGCGTGTATGCGGCAGCCTTTCCCGAGGAAGAGCGCAAGCGTGCGATGAAGTGGTTGAAGATGCACGCCCAGTACGACGACGCCCATCCTTGGGAAGCCCTGGAAATCATCTGCACACTGGCCGGGATGAACCCGACCAGGGAACTGCAGGCAGAGCTGTGCCAGGCCGTGTGCAAGAGCTACGACTATATGTACCTGTTCCTGGAAAGTTGCATGCGCCTGGAGAAAGAAAAACCGGCGAGCGCTGCTGTGCGCGAGCGCCCTTTGCGCGTCGCCAGCGAAGCGTGA
- a CDS encoding EAL domain-containing protein, with translation MKQKRTLGTPRLLGIVWPFIAVVLFQALLGCVSLYVLSAVRGYVAGESLWSKGQKDAIYYLTLYADNRDAGTYLKYQQAIAVPQGGHELRIALDRPVPDLAAARLGILKGGNHPDDVSSLIWLYLNFRHFSYLEKAIQLWTVGDGYLLQLDDLAREMHQAIIHDQIGANDVRQWKAHIIAINEGVTPAAKAFSDALGEGSRMILRLLVITNLATALGLIVLALLRTHKLLAQRHAFADALQEEKERAQITLESIGDGVITTDVDGAITYMNPAAEALTHWHSAQAQGQPLAALFKLLEDHAQPDGFTLIEHIVKGQLSGGSEHSKTIQRLDGSTVSVTLVGAPIRSAGKVSGAVLVLHDMTQERQYIANLSWQATHDALTGLANRREFEYRLEQVLHPAGQAQAGRHALMFLDLDQFKLVNDTCGHAAGDELLRHICALLQSDLREGDTLARLGGDEFGILLENCPVAVAEKIAESLRHTVQSLHFVWKGRPFMTTVSIGLVHIASTPTTLEASLRAADMACYMAKEKGRNRVQVYHADDSELSLRFGEMAWVQRLHMALEENRFCLYSQEISPLGHTDGGNGHIEILLRLHDEAGRVILPDSFIPAAERYGLMTSLDRWVVENVFEIIARCINERPGRPMALCAINLSGITIGDDDFLGFLREKFHTYAIPPSMICFEITETSAIANLGSAIRFINELKALGCHFSLDDFCAGMSSFAYLKHLPVDFLKIDGSFVKDMLDDPINRAMVEVINHIGHVMGKRTIAEFVETPQIEQALLDIGVDYAQGYLIERPQLFTFDSLQCRPVRPQPLLFRAPGTFR, from the coding sequence ATGAAGCAAAAGCGGACTTTAGGAACGCCCCGGTTGTTGGGCATTGTCTGGCCATTTATCGCCGTGGTGCTGTTCCAGGCATTATTGGGCTGCGTCAGTCTCTACGTGCTTTCGGCCGTGCGTGGTTACGTGGCCGGCGAGAGCCTGTGGTCCAAGGGCCAGAAGGACGCCATCTATTACCTGACGCTCTACGCCGATAATCGCGACGCCGGCACGTACCTCAAGTACCAGCAGGCCATTGCCGTGCCCCAGGGCGGGCACGAACTGCGCATTGCCCTTGACCGTCCCGTGCCCGACCTTGCCGCAGCCCGCCTGGGTATCCTCAAAGGGGGCAACCATCCGGATGATGTCTCCAGCCTGATCTGGCTGTACCTCAACTTTCGCCATTTCAGCTACCTGGAAAAAGCCATCCAACTGTGGACCGTAGGCGATGGTTACCTGCTTCAACTGGATGACCTGGCCCGCGAGATGCACCAGGCGATCATTCACGACCAGATCGGCGCCAACGATGTGCGCCAGTGGAAGGCGCATATCATCGCCATCAACGAAGGCGTGACACCCGCCGCCAAGGCCTTCAGCGATGCTCTCGGCGAAGGTTCGCGCATGATTCTGCGGTTGCTGGTCATCACGAACCTGGCGACGGCCCTGGGCCTGATCGTATTGGCACTGTTGCGCACCCATAAGCTGCTGGCCCAGCGCCATGCCTTCGCCGATGCCTTGCAGGAAGAAAAGGAGCGGGCGCAGATCACCCTGGAGTCGATTGGCGACGGGGTGATCACCACCGACGTCGACGGTGCCATTACCTATATGAACCCGGCGGCCGAGGCGCTGACTCACTGGCACTCGGCGCAGGCCCAGGGCCAGCCCCTGGCAGCGTTGTTCAAGTTGCTGGAAGACCACGCACAGCCGGACGGCTTCACCTTGATCGAACACATCGTCAAGGGCCAGCTCAGCGGCGGCAGCGAGCATTCGAAGACGATCCAGCGCCTGGATGGCAGCACGGTCTCGGTCACCCTGGTGGGCGCGCCGATCCGCAGCGCCGGCAAGGTCTCGGGCGCGGTGCTGGTGCTGCATGACATGACCCAGGAGCGCCAGTACATCGCCAATCTGTCATGGCAGGCGACCCACGATGCGCTGACCGGCCTGGCCAACCGCCGCGAATTCGAGTATCGCCTGGAGCAGGTGCTGCACCCGGCAGGGCAGGCGCAGGCCGGGCGGCATGCGTTGATGTTCCTGGACCTGGACCAGTTCAAGCTGGTCAACGACACCTGCGGCCATGCGGCGGGCGACGAACTGTTGCGGCACATCTGCGCGCTGTTGCAGTCGGACCTGCGCGAAGGTGACACCCTGGCGCGCCTGGGCGGCGATGAATTCGGCATCCTGCTGGAGAACTGCCCGGTGGCGGTGGCGGAAAAAATCGCCGAAAGCCTGCGTCATACCGTGCAGAGTCTGCATTTCGTATGGAAGGGGCGGCCGTTCATGACCACCGTGAGTATCGGCCTGGTACACATTGCCAGCACCCCGACCACCCTGGAAGCCTCGCTGCGGGCCGCCGACATGGCGTGCTACATGGCTAAGGAAAAAGGCCGCAACCGCGTGCAGGTGTACCACGCCGACGACTCCGAACTGTCCCTGCGCTTTGGCGAAATGGCCTGGGTGCAGCGCCTGCACATGGCGCTTGAGGAGAACCGCTTTTGCCTGTACTCCCAGGAAATTTCCCCCCTCGGGCATACCGACGGCGGCAATGGGCATATCGAAATACTGCTGCGCCTGCACGATGAGGCGGGGCGTGTAATCCTGCCGGACAGCTTTATCCCGGCCGCCGAGCGCTATGGTTTGATGACGTCCCTGGACCGTTGGGTGGTGGAGAATGTATTTGAGATTATTGCCCGTTGCATTAACGAGCGTCCGGGCCGTCCCATGGCCCTGTGTGCGATCAATCTGTCAGGTATAACGATTGGCGATGATGACTTTCTCGGATTCCTACGAGAGAAATTTCATACTTACGCTATTCCGCCCAGCATGATCTGTTTTGAAATTACCGAAACCAGCGCCATCGCAAACTTGGGCAGTGCCATCCGCTTTATTAATGAACTCAAGGCCTTAGGTTGCCATTTTTCGCTGGATGACTTTTGCGCCGGAATGTCCTCATTCGCTTATCTCAAACATTTACCTGTAGACTTCCTGAAGATCGATGGAAGTTTCGTAAAGGATATGCTGGACGACCCGATTAACCGCGCGATGGTTGAAGTGATCAATCACATCGGCCATGTCATGGGTAAGCGCACAATTGCCGAGTTTGTTGAAACACCGCAAATCGAACAGGCCCTGCTCGATATTGGTGTGGATTACGCTCAGGGCTACCTGATTGAACGACCGCAATTGTTTACCTTCGATAGCTTGCAGTGTCGACCCGTGCGGCCGCAGCCTCTGTTATTCAGGGCGCCCGGCACATTCCGCTGA